A window of the Lepisosteus oculatus isolate fLepOcu1 chromosome 14, fLepOcu1.hap2, whole genome shotgun sequence genome harbors these coding sequences:
- the LOC138243426 gene encoding histone H4-like, translating into MSGRGKGGKGLGKGGAKCHRKVLRDNIQGITKPAIRRLARRGGVKRISRLNYEETRGVLKVFLENVTCTEHAKHAKRKTVTAMDVVYALKRQGRTLYGFGG; encoded by the coding sequence ATGTCTGGAAGAGGCAAAGGCGGAAAGGGACTCGGGAAAGGAGGTGCTAAGTGTCACCGTAAGGTTCTCCGCGACAACATCCAGGGAATCACCAAGCCCGCCATCCGCCGCCTGGCTCGCCGTGGGGGAGTGAAGCGGATCTCCAGGCTGAACTACGAGGAGACCCGCggggtgctgaaggtgttcctggagaaTGTCACCTGCACCGAGCACGCCAAGCACGCCAAGAGGAAGACCGTCACCGCCATGGACGTGGTGTACGCACTGAAGCGCCAGGGCCGCACCCTGTACGGCTTCGGAGGCTAA